A genomic window from Artemia franciscana chromosome 14, ASM3288406v1, whole genome shotgun sequence includes:
- the LOC136035813 gene encoding uncharacterized protein LOC136035813, with protein sequence MAHDGRKVVICSLVGICYENNMCLMDSGSGDFFWMSAKEAVAAGAVLQGAPIVMLAETTNAGNKTELPQPTLSNASCLDAPAINKECNRPSTLMEQGFNGIEAPIAILAKTTNTRDKTGLLEETRSNASYEDTPAMNKEWDKRSTLILIQLCKDEEGTSNYSRKFWETASTTLENSLYKFSWEQCKIKFQNLKAQYKQKKEKKQQSGEGRITWQFYDEMDNLMAKKPEISPVATASNEDGFKIDEENCEHSESESDYTSEPEVSQKRKTKKKKTVVEILHKLTEQAERRHKERYEQRERALKLLQEIRDKNVQ encoded by the exons ATGGCTCATGATGGGAGAAAGGTTGTTATTTGCTCACTGGTTGGCATTTGCTATGAAAACAACATGTGCTTAATGGATAGTGGTTCAG GTGATTTTTTTTGGATGTCTGCCAAAGAAGCTGTTGCAGCTGGAGCAGTTCTTCAGGGAGCACCAATTGTCATGTTGGCTGAAACAACTAATGCAGGAAACAAAACTGAATTACCACAACCAACACTGTCTAATGCCAGTTGTCTAGATGCCCCAGCAATTAACAAAGAATGCAATAGGCCTTCCACATTGATGGAACAGGGCTTTAATGGGATAGAAGCTCCAATTGCAATATTAGCCAAAACTACTAATACTAGAGACAAAACTGGGCTACTAGAAGAGACACGATCTAATGCCAGTTATGAAGATACCCCAGCAATGAACAAAGAATGGGATAAACGTTCCACGTTGATTTTAATACAATTATGCAAAGACGAGGAAGGTACCAGCAACTATTCAAGAAAGTTTTGGGAAACTGCATCCACAACATTGGAGAATTCACTGTACAAATTTTCTTGGGAACAATgcaaaataaagtttcaaaatttgaaggcacaatataaacagaaaaaagaaaaaaaacagcaaagtgGGGAGGGAAGAATAACATGGCAATTTTATGATGAAATGGACAATCTGATGGCAAAGAAGCCAGAAATTTCCCCTGTTGCTACTGCTTCAAATGAAGATGGCTTCAAAATTGACGAAGAAAATTGTGAACATTCTGAATCTGAATCGGATTACACATCTGAGCCAGAAGtcagccaaaaaaggaaaactaaaaaaaagaaaacagtggTGGAAATATTGCACAAACTTACAGAACAGGCAGAGAGGAGGCACAAGGAACGATATGAACAGAGGGAGAGAGCACTCAAGCTATTACAAGAAATAAGAGATAAAAATGTGCAATAG